A DNA window from Paenibacillus sp. HWE-109 contains the following coding sequences:
- the fabF gene encoding beta-ketoacyl-ACP synthase II, translating into MNRVVITGMGVVTALGQDLETFWGNLTSGKSGVSLIENFDVSEYPTRIAAEVKDFNIENYVDRKESRRMDRFVQFAVAGAINALKDANLDVKEDTDPERVGVSVGSGIGGLNTWEEQHRILLEKGPKRVSPFFIPMMIANMASGHISMVTGAKGPNSTAVTACATGTHSIGDSFKMIQRGDADVMICGGAEATITPIGVAGFCALRAMSTRNEEPHLASRPFDTDRDGFVMGEGAGVMILESLEHAQQRGARIYAEVIGYGMSGDAYHMTDPDPDGAARCMTKAIKDAGIAPESITYINAHGTSTSVGDKSETTAIKKALGEHAYKVAVSSTKSMTGHLLGAAGGVEAVICGLTISNNLIAPTINLVNQDPECDLDYVPNVAREAKVDIAMSNSFGFGGHNATIILKRFEA; encoded by the coding sequence TTGAGAATTTTGATGTAAGCGAATACCCTACACGTATTGCGGCAGAAGTGAAAGATTTCAATATTGAGAACTATGTGGATCGTAAAGAATCCCGCCGGATGGACCGCTTTGTTCAATTCGCAGTTGCTGGAGCTATCAATGCGCTCAAGGATGCGAATCTAGATGTGAAGGAAGATACGGATCCCGAACGGGTTGGCGTTTCCGTGGGTTCAGGTATTGGCGGTCTGAATACGTGGGAAGAGCAGCATCGCATCCTTTTGGAAAAAGGGCCTAAGCGTGTTTCTCCATTCTTTATCCCTATGATGATTGCCAATATGGCATCGGGTCACATCTCGATGGTGACTGGAGCCAAAGGACCTAATTCCACAGCTGTAACCGCTTGTGCAACGGGGACACACTCCATTGGTGATTCCTTCAAAATGATTCAACGCGGCGATGCCGACGTGATGATTTGCGGTGGGGCTGAAGCGACGATTACGCCGATTGGGGTTGCGGGCTTCTGCGCGCTGCGCGCGATGTCTACACGCAACGAAGAGCCGCACCTGGCAAGCCGTCCATTCGATACGGATCGCGACGGGTTTGTGATGGGGGAAGGCGCAGGCGTCATGATTCTGGAATCACTAGAGCATGCACAGCAGCGCGGAGCTCGTATTTATGCGGAAGTAATCGGGTATGGGATGAGCGGTGACGCTTATCATATGACAGATCCGGATCCGGATGGGGCAGCACGTTGTATGACCAAAGCGATTAAGGACGCAGGGATTGCGCCAGAATCCATCACTTATATCAATGCTCATGGAACTTCTACATCGGTAGGAGATAAATCCGAGACGACGGCGATTAAGAAAGCACTAGGTGAACATGCGTACAAAGTAGCGGTGAGCTCGACGAAGTCCATGACAGGCCATTTGCTTGGCGCTGCTGGTGGGGTAGAAGCCGTAATATGCGGATTGACAATTTCCAATAATTTGATTGCTCCGACAATTAATCTGGTCAACCAAGATCCTGAGTGTGATTTGGATTATGTACCGAATGTAGCTCGTGAAGCGAAGGTTGATATTGCGATGTCGAACTCATTCGGTTTTGGCGGACACAATGCAACCATTATCTTGAAAAGGTTTGAAGCATAA
- the rnc gene encoding ribonuclease III: MNRDIKVLQKQIGITFRKTELLKQAFTHSSYVNEHRIAGHKDNERLEFLGDAVLELTVSEFLYDSYPGRSEGELTKLRASIVCEPSLVTFAEDLDFGAFVLLGKGEELTGGRSRPALLADVFESFVGALYLDQGIEVVKGFLHKHVFTKISSEGKLLVIDYKTQLQEHTQHHNMGSLEYRIVNERGPAHEREFVAEVYMDVDLLGTGAGRSKKEAEQQAAAQALLKLNVTVQR; this comes from the coding sequence ATGAATCGTGATATCAAAGTACTGCAGAAGCAAATCGGCATCACTTTTAGGAAGACGGAATTGCTGAAGCAAGCATTTACCCATTCCTCTTATGTGAATGAACACCGTATTGCTGGACACAAAGATAACGAGCGGCTGGAGTTTCTAGGCGATGCTGTCCTTGAGCTAACGGTTTCAGAATTTTTATATGATTCTTATCCAGGGCGTTCGGAAGGCGAATTAACGAAGCTTAGAGCCTCGATTGTTTGTGAGCCGTCCTTAGTTACTTTTGCTGAAGATTTGGATTTTGGCGCATTTGTTTTGCTTGGCAAAGGTGAGGAATTGACGGGCGGGCGATCCCGTCCGGCTCTCCTTGCCGATGTATTTGAATCCTTCGTAGGCGCCTTATACCTCGATCAAGGGATCGAGGTTGTCAAAGGATTTCTCCATAAACATGTGTTCACCAAAATCTCCAGCGAAGGCAAGCTTCTTGTGATCGATTACAAGACACAACTGCAAGAACATACACAGCATCATAATATGGGTTCATTGGAATACCGGATTGTCAATGAACGTGGACCTGCTCATGAGCGTGAGTTCGTTGCAGAGGTGTATATGGATGTTGATCTGCTGGGAACCGGCGCAGGACGTTCGAAGAAAGAGGCGGAACAGCAAGCAGCAGCTCAAGCTTTGTTGAAATTGAATGTCACCGTTCAGCGATAA